In Colletotrichum higginsianum IMI 349063 chromosome 1, whole genome shotgun sequence, one genomic interval encodes:
- a CDS encoding Cutinase has product MKFLNVLALASVAAAFPTLSDTSINDVDVRELEARELEARQRSGRVGSTAKEFTEGGCKDVIMFFARGSTEVGNMGTVCGPPTANGVKANFQSVAVEGVDYAAGLATNTLPGGADPRGIAEMKRLIAQANADCPDSMLVVGGYSQGAALTHRAVEDLPQAQKDQIVAAFTFGDTQNLQDGGRIPNFPPEDTKIICAAGDAVCRGTLTILPAHLSYGRNADEMADFISQKLTAAGAQRRK; this is encoded by the coding sequence ATGAAGTTCCTCAACGTTCTCGCTCTCGCGTCCGTCGCGGCTGCGTTTCCCACCCTCTCGGACACGTccatcaacgacgtcgacgtccgtGAGCTCGAGGCCCGCGAACTCGAGGCCCGGCAGCGCAGCGGGCGCGTCGGGTCGACGGCCAAGGAGTTCACGGAGGGCGGGTGCAAGGACGTCATCATGTTCTTCGCGCGCGGGTCGACCGAGGTGGGCAACATGGGCACGGTGTGTggcccgccgacggccaACGGCGTCAAGGCCAACTTCCAGAGCGTggcggtcgagggcgtcgactACGCGGCCGGGCTCGCGACCAACACGCTTCCCGGCGGGGCGGACCCGCGGGGCATCGCCGAGATGAAGAGGCTCATCGCGCAGGCCAACGCCGACTGCCCCGACTCGATGCTCGTCGTGGGCGGGTACAGCCAGGGGGCGGCGCTCACGCACCGGGCGGTGGAGGACCTGCCGCAGGCGCAGAAGGACCAGATCGTAGCGGCCTTCACGTTCGGCGACACGCAGAACCTTCAAGACGGCGGCAGGATCCCGAACTTCCCCCCGGAGGATACCAAAATCATCTGCGCGGcgggcgacgccgtctgCCGGGGCACGTTGACGATCCTCCCGGCCCACCTGTCATACGGCAGGAACGCGGACGAGATGGCGGACTTTATCTCACAGAAGCTCACGGCCGCGGGTGCGCAGAGGAGGAAGTAG